cgaaacgtcactCTTAAAGATCATATTGGTTGTGCCATATGATTTCTATCATATTTAATTTACCAATCAGAAGAAAATGTTCTGTAAGTtttgactgtatatatcttCAAATATCTAATGATTGAATAATGGTGTGATTACTGGCTCGTCAACTTCGTAAACAGTGTTTTGCATAACTTTTCAAAACgatcaattataaaaaaaatacactgaTGCTTATTTTATGAGTACAGAAGAAAAAGTTTGAAGGAAGACCTTACATTTTTAAGTAAATAAgagaaataaattatttttcttgctcaaaaatgaatttaaatgtCTACCTCAAGTTTGATTAGATCTAACTACCACAGTTTATATAGCCGTTCCCTTAGCTCGATCTTTACATTATAACATGTTATTATATTGTCgatctatacattataacatggTGGTATATTGTGGATCTAAACATTATAACATGGTAGTATATTGTCGttctatacattataacatggtagtatattgtggatctatacattataacatggtagtatattgtggatctatacattataacatggTAGTATATTAtcgatatatacattataacatggTAGTATATTATCgatctatacattataacatggtagaatattttctatttttacaataaagcatggtagtatattgtgtatgtttacataATTTCACGATAGAATATTGTCgatctatacattataacatggTAGTTATATTGTCGttctatacattataacatggTAGTTATATTGTAGATCTATACATTATAGCATGGTAGTATGTTGTTTTAATTCTAGCTAAATAAATATTATTGGTTACAGTTTGCTTCATAGATCAAACGATTAAAGATACGCAGCAGATTTTACCCTATCTGGTGATAACAGGTGACCTATACCACAGACTCATGTTTATACAATAAGATATTAGAATTCCACAATAGATGAGTCAATCTCATAGGGATGATATATGTTGGTCCTGTGACAGTACAGATTCGTAGTTCATTCACTAAGATAGTACCAAACCTTCGAAAGTGGACAAAACAATCAATGTAAACATGTTAATGATATCGACATTTCAAATAgacttttttctttattttaagaAACAAACGTATAGACTGTATTGGAAACCTACACTGTATTCGCAATCCTTATCAAATCATAGCTATATTGCAGGATAGGGCAACACTCATACcattcaagtacatgtatatgtattgcatGAATACACATTTAATGAGGTCAATTGAACTGAAACTGTTAATACCAATCTGGTAACATATCAGTAATAACATTGGGCAAGACAACACAGCCATTATTACCTGTAGCTTTACAGACACAGGTAACCGTAATTATTATAGATTTGTTTACGTTGAAAGGACATTGAACATTAATGAAAATAGGTTCATTATTGGTGCATTGTCAACGTTCACATTTTGCTTTTAATAGATGTGGCATTGACGTAAACTATCATGAATAATATTTCTAATCTAATCTATGACGTGTTCGTCAGGTACGATTTCATCAGGTGAAATTGATTAATATCGTCTATATATGTAGCATTTCAGTGTCGATACCTGGTACTCTACAATGGATCTCTACCTCGCTGCTATTGGTACACTGCTGGTGGCAGTATGTATATGGAAAATCATTGGGATTGTGAGCAGATACAAAGTATTCATTAAATTATATTCGGAAAAGAAAATCCAACCGGCTGGGAAATTCCATCCAATATGGGGTCATCTCCATCTGGTATGTGACTTTCCTATGGTATTACTATtatttagtattatatatatgtatttattgtacTATGGTTAAACATTATAAATATGTCTATATTAAAGAACGCGCAAAACTTAATGGgattcatttgatatttaagCACCGAAAAATGCATCTCTTTTCTTGAAGTGTACgcaatctttaaaaaaaaactattattGGCCTCGATGCAAATAGGACAATGCAGTATGATTATAAATAATTCTtagatataatacatttttagaTTTCAGATTTCGACGACTTTATGGAAATCGGTTTCAAGTTAATACATGAAACGAGAACTCGAATAATCTCCTTCTGGATCATGTTTTTCTTTCCACTCATTTTTGTTTGCCACCCGGAAACAGCAAAAACCTTGCTGAAGTCTTCTGAGCCGAAATCCAAACGCGTCGGTGGAGCATACTACCCTCTTATGGACTGGCTAGgtacgtgtgttatcctctaaaGGACTGGGTAGATACGTGTGTTATCATCTGATTGACTGGGTAGAtacgtgtgttatcctctaatgGACTGACTAGgtacgtgtgttatcctctaaaGGACTGGCTAGGTACGTGTGTTATCATCTGATTGACTGGGAAGAtacgtgtgttatcctctaatgGACTGACTAGGTACGTGTGTAATCCTCTAAAGGACTGGCTAGGTACGTGTGTTATCATCTGATTGACTGGGTAGATtcgtgtgttatcctctaatgGACTGACTAGgtacgtgtgttatcctctaaaGGACTGAATAGGTAGGTGTGTTATCCTCTAAAGGACTGGCTAGGTACGTGTGTTATCATCTGATTGACTGGGTAGAtacgtgtgttatcctctaatgGACTGAGTAGATGCGTTTGTTATCCTCTAATGGACTGGCTAGGTACATGTGTTATCCTCTAAAGGACTGGCTAGgtacgtgtgttatcctctaatgGACTGGCTAGgtacgtgtgttatcctctattctaccatgtttgctatgtaacgccagttttgattggttaaaaaccatgtattattttccaataacccacgctcgtgccaataatacacgctcgtgagtcacggctgttacaattttaaatatctaatattctcccgtttcataaaaggttactatagccgagtaggctaatgggttagtctctcaatatatttttatcacgacgcgagttcgaatcctacggaggcccccacttttttttcttttttttatcctttttttttaattttcaaaatcaatgccatatgatagatgctcttgatcgtagtactgtattgcctgtatatttcataaacaaataatgaaatacccaagaaataaattacaaggttttcccggggtttctttgctgtttttctattagaaataggtcgatctcagaattaaaacagtacatggtagaatagaaataatcaactttgactcgtgtattgttgcaggatatataactcggactcggatattttgcaattttaattaataactcaggcctgcggccttcgttattaatttaattgcaaaatatcctcgtcctcgttgtatatcctgcaataatacacgaatcatcgttaattatttcttaaatggACTGGCTAGgtacgtgtgttatcctctaattgaCTGGATAGATACGTGTTTTATCCTCTAATTGACAGGGTAGAtacgtgtgttatcctctaattgactggctaggtacgtgtgttatcctctaattgactgggtagatacgtgtgttatcctctaattaACTGGGTAGgtacgtgtgttatcctctaattgaCTAGCTAGgtacgtgtgttatcctctaattgactgggtagatacgtgtgttatcctctaattgaCTAGCTAGgtacgtgtgttatcctctaattgaCTAGCTAGgtacgtgtgttatcctctaattgTCTGGGTAGATACGTGGGTTACCCTCTATTTGACTAGCTAGgtacgtgtgttatcctctaattgTCTGGGTAGAtacgtgtgttatcctctaaaggactgggtagatacgtgtgttatcctctaattgaCTGGGTAGATATGTGTGTTATCCTCTAAAGGACTGGATAGGTACGTGTGTTATCATCTAATTGACTGGGTATAtacgtgtgttatcctctaattgactgggtagatacgtgtgttatcctctaattgactgggtagatacgtgtgttatcctctaattgaATGGATAGAtacgtgtgttatcctctaaaGGACTAGCTAGgtacgtgtgttatcctctaatttACTGGGTAGgtacgtgtgttatcctctaattgaCTGGGTAGATACGTTTGTTATCCTCTAATTGACTGGGTAGATACGTGTGTTATCTGTTATCCTCTAATTGACTAGCTAGgtacgtgtgttatcctctaattgaCTGGGTAGATTCGTGTATTATCCTCTAATTGACTGGCTAGGTACGTGTGTTATCATCTAATTGACTAGGTAGAtacgtgtgttatcctctaaaGGACTGGCTAGgtacgtgtgttatcctctaaaGGACTGGCTTGgtacgtgtgttatcctctaattgaCTGGGTAGATTCGTGTATTATCCTCTAATTGACTGGCTAGGTACGTGTGTTATCATCTAATTGACTGGGTAGAtacgtgtgttatcctctaaaGGGCTGGCTAGAtacgtgtgttatcctctaaaGGACTGGCTAGgtacgtgtgttatcctctaaaGGACTGGCTAGgtacgtgtgttatcctctaattgaTTGGGTAGGTACGTGTGCTATCCTCTAATTGACTGACTAGgtacgtgtgttatcctctaaaGGACTGGGTAGATGCGTTTGTTATCCTCTAAAGGACTGGCTAGGTACGTGTGTTATCATCTAATTGACTGGCTAGGTACGTGTGCTATCCTCTAATTGACTGACTAGgtacgtgtgttatcctctaaaGGACTGGGTAGATGCGTTTGTTATCCTCTAAAGGACTGGCTAGGTACGTGTGTTATCATCTAATTGACTGGCTAGATACGTGTGCTATCATCTAATTGACTGGCTAGGTACGTGTGCTATCCTCTAATTGACTGGCTAGAtacgtgtgttatcctctaattgactgggtagatacgtgtgttatcctctaattgactgggtagatacgtgtgttatcctctaattgaTTAGCTAGgtacgtgtgttatcctctaattgactggctaggtacgtgtgttatcctctaaaGGACTGGCTAGgtacgtgtgttatcctctaattgactgggtagatacgtgtgttatcctctaattgactgggtagatacgtgtgttatcctctaattgaCTAGCTAGGTACGTTTGTTATCCTCTAATTGACTGGCTAGgtacgtgtgttatcctctaattgaCTGGGTAGATACCTGTGTTATCTGTTATCCTCTAATTGACTGGCTAGGTACGTGTGTTATCCTTTAAAGGACTGGCTAGgtacgtgtgttatcctctaattgactgggtagatacgtgtgttatcctctaattgaCTGGGTAGATTCGTGTGTTATCCTCTACTTGACTGGCTAGgtacgtgtgttatcctctaattgaCTGGCTAGATGCGTTTGTTATCCTCTAATTGACTGGGTAGATACgcgtgttatcctctaattgactgggtaggtacgtgtgttatcctctaattgaCTAGCTAGGTACGTGTGTTATCATCTAATTGACTGGGTAGAtacgtgtgttatcctctaattgactgggtagatacgcgtgttatcctctaattgaCTGGGTCGATACgcgtgttatcctctaattgactgggtagatatgtgtgttatcctctaattgactgggtagatacgtgtgttatcctctaattgactgactaggtacgtgtgttatcctctaattgactgggtagatacgtgtgttatcctctaattgaCTAGCTAGgtacgtgtgttatcctctaattgactggctagatacgtgtgttatcctctaattgaCTAGCTAGgtacgtgtgttatcctctaattgaCTAGCTAGgtacgtgtgttatcctctaattgTCTGGGTAGAtacgtgtgttatcctctaTTTGACTAGCTAGgtacgtgtgttatcctctaattgTCTGGGTAG
The sequence above is drawn from the Pecten maximus unplaced genomic scaffold, xPecMax1.1, whole genome shotgun sequence genome and encodes:
- the LOC117321181 gene encoding cytochrome P450 4F4-like; the encoded protein is MDLYLAAIGTLLVAVCIWKIIGIVSRYKVFIKLYSEKKIQPAGKFHPIWGHLHLISDFDDFMEIGFKLIHETRTRIISFWIMFFFPLIFVCHPETAKTLLKSSEPKSKRVGGAYYPLMDWLGDGLLISDGKKWERNRRLLTPAFHFDVLKPYVGIYNKVFEIFLDKLENATSGGKSVEIYEPVGLDTMLRCSVSYDGRVQEQGSNHHYVDAVRRLTHISQERLL